From Juglans regia cultivar Chandler chromosome 6, Walnut 2.0, whole genome shotgun sequence, the proteins below share one genomic window:
- the LOC108994548 gene encoding protein SENSITIVE TO PROTON RHIZOTOXICITY 1 isoform X1 — MDHKENMWTKSFSSGNELLKNISTGQPSFPNFDSQQSQEKWEDPSMLDYSTRIEPPIKEFKQHSEAQSSLPCNPNNQVKLPVQEDGQMNGSLQSSKIQDWDPRAMLNNLSFLEQKIHQLQDLVHLIVGRRGQVFERPDELAAQQQQLITADLTSIIVQLISTAGSLLPSVKHNTLSSTTTVGQLGGVYLPSMVDLNGGFQVQDNGESKVSDQSNPIDLAGNIGNEQIYHIEEHESKDEEDADEGENLPPGSYEILQLEKEEILAPHTHFCTICGKGFKRDANLRMHMRGHGDEYKTPAALAKPNKESSSEPILLKRYSCPYAGCKRNKDHKKFQPLKTILCVKNHYKRTHCDKSYTCSRCNAKKFSVIADLKTHEKHCGKDKWLCSCGTTFSRKDKLFGHIALFQGHTPAISIDEIKGQSGPPDRGEGNESINKVRSINFNFSSGAPSRSEVQNAVDVKAGIEDPASYFSPLNFDTCNFGGFHEFPRPPFEDSESSFSFFIPGSSSNYTVPGSCNYTKKTGGESSSNNLE; from the coding sequence ATGGATCACAAAGAAAACATGTGGACGAAGTCTTTTTCCTCTGGAAATGAATTACTGAAGAATATCTCCACAGGTCAACCATCTTTTCCCAACTTCGATTCCCAGCAATCTCAGGAGAAATGGGAGGATCCCTCCATGTTAGATTACAGCACCAGGATTGAACCACCTATCAAAGAGTTCAAGCAACATTCTGAAGCCCAATCTTCACTTCCTTGCAACCCCAATAATCAAGTTAAGCTTCCAGTCCAAGAAGATGGTCAGATGAATGGATCACTCCAATCAAGTAAAATCCAAGACTGGGACCCAAGAGCAATGCTAAACAATCTCTCCTTCCTAGAACAAAAGATCCATCAGCTTCAGGATTTAGTCCACTTGATTGTTGGTAGAAGAGGCCAAGTATTTGAGCGGCCAGATGAACTTGCTGCTCAGCAACAGCAGCTCATCACCGCTGATCTTACTTCAATTATTGTTCAATTGATCTCTACTGCAGGAAGCCTTCTCCCATCTGTGAAGCATAATACCCTTTCCAGTACCACTACTGTCGGACAGCTAGGTGGGGTTTACTTGCCTTCCATGGTGGACCTGAATGGTGGCTTTCAGGTGCAGGACAATGGTGAAAGCAAAGTTTCTGATCAGTCAAACCCGATTGATTTAGCTGGTAATATTGGGAATGAACAAATTTATCATATTGAAGAACATGAatcaaaagatgaagaagatgccGATGAAGGAGAGAACCTTCCACCTGGTTCGTATGAGATCTTACagttagaaaaagaagaaatcctTGCACCTCACACCCACTTCTGTACGATATGTGGGAAGGGATTCAAGCGGGATGCAAATTTACGAATGCACATGAGAGGTCATGGGGATGAGTACAAAACCCCAGCAGCCCTTGCAAAACCTAACAAGGAGTCTAGCTCTGAACCAATTCTTCTCAAGAGGTATTCCTGCCCATATGCAGGCTGCAAGCGGAACAAGGATCACAAAAAGTTTCAACCTCTCAAGACTATTTTATGTGTCAAAAACCATTATAAACGAACACATTGTGACAAAAGCTATACTTGCAGCAGATGCAATGCCAAGAAATTTTCAGTTATTGCAGATCTCAAGACTCATGAAAAGCATTGCGGTAAGGATAAGTGGCTTTGCTCCTGTGGTACAACATTTTCAAGAAAAGATAAGCTTTTTGGACACATTGCTCTTTTCCAAGGCCACACTCCTGCCATTTCCATTGATGAAATTAAAGGCCAATCTGGACCCCCTGATCGAGGGGAAGGCAATGAATCAATAAATAAGGTCAGaagtataaatttcaatttcagTTCGGGTGCTCCTAGTAGGAGTGAAGTACAAAACGCTGTGGATGTGAAGGCAGGTATTGAGGATCCGGCCAGTTATTTCTCGCCATTGAACTTTGACACATGTAATTTTGGTGGGTTTCATGAGTTCCCTCGACCCCCATTTGAAGATTCAGAGAGTTCATTCTCCTTTTTTATACCCGGGTCTTCTTCTAATTACACTGTACCTGGGTCTTGTAATTACACTAAAAAAACTGGGGGGGAGTCAAGTTCTAATAATCTtgagtga
- the LOC108994534 gene encoding disease resistance protein RUN1-like — MTSSRTFRLGDSSSSSSPSIRPWNHDVFLSFRGEDVRHNFISHLNHALLQNGIKTYIDNNLERGEEISPALFKAIEGSMISIIVLSKNYVESRWCLDELLKFLDCMETMKQIVLPIFYHVDPSEVRHQKGIFGESFDKLGDNAKKLKWKVALKTVADLSGFPLANNFR, encoded by the coding sequence ATGACTTCTTCCAGGACCTTTCGATTAGGAgattcttcctcctcttcatcTCCTTCCATTCGTCCCTGGAATCATGATGTATTTTTGAGCTTTAGAGGTGAAGATGTTCGCCATAACTTTATTTCTCATCTAAATCATGCTTTGCTTCAAAATGGAATCAAGACTTACATAGACAACAATCTTGAAAGAGGGGAGGAAATTTCACCGGCACTTTTCAAAGCTATTGAAGGGTCAATGATTTCTATCATTGTACTCTCTAAAAACTATGTAGAATCTAGGTGGTGCTTAGACGAGCTATTGAAGTTTCTTGATTGCATGGAAACAATGAAACAAATTGTTCTACCAATTTTTTACCACGTAGATCCATCGGAAGTACGGCATCAAAAAGGGATTTTTGGAGAATCCTTTGATAAACTTGGAGATAACGCAAAGAAGTTGAAATGGAAGGTAGCTTTGAAAACAGTAGCCGATTTGTCTGGTTTCCCATTAGCAAACAACTTCCGGTAA
- the LOC108994548 gene encoding protein SENSITIVE TO PROTON RHIZOTOXICITY 1 isoform X2: MLDYSTRIEPPIKEFKQHSEAQSSLPCNPNNQVKLPVQEDGQMNGSLQSSKIQDWDPRAMLNNLSFLEQKIHQLQDLVHLIVGRRGQVFERPDELAAQQQQLITADLTSIIVQLISTAGSLLPSVKHNTLSSTTTVGQLGGVYLPSMVDLNGGFQVQDNGESKVSDQSNPIDLAGNIGNEQIYHIEEHESKDEEDADEGENLPPGSYEILQLEKEEILAPHTHFCTICGKGFKRDANLRMHMRGHGDEYKTPAALAKPNKESSSEPILLKRYSCPYAGCKRNKDHKKFQPLKTILCVKNHYKRTHCDKSYTCSRCNAKKFSVIADLKTHEKHCGKDKWLCSCGTTFSRKDKLFGHIALFQGHTPAISIDEIKGQSGPPDRGEGNESINKVRSINFNFSSGAPSRSEVQNAVDVKAGIEDPASYFSPLNFDTCNFGGFHEFPRPPFEDSESSFSFFIPGSSSNYTVPGSCNYTKKTGGESSSNNLE; encoded by the coding sequence ATGTTAGATTACAGCACCAGGATTGAACCACCTATCAAAGAGTTCAAGCAACATTCTGAAGCCCAATCTTCACTTCCTTGCAACCCCAATAATCAAGTTAAGCTTCCAGTCCAAGAAGATGGTCAGATGAATGGATCACTCCAATCAAGTAAAATCCAAGACTGGGACCCAAGAGCAATGCTAAACAATCTCTCCTTCCTAGAACAAAAGATCCATCAGCTTCAGGATTTAGTCCACTTGATTGTTGGTAGAAGAGGCCAAGTATTTGAGCGGCCAGATGAACTTGCTGCTCAGCAACAGCAGCTCATCACCGCTGATCTTACTTCAATTATTGTTCAATTGATCTCTACTGCAGGAAGCCTTCTCCCATCTGTGAAGCATAATACCCTTTCCAGTACCACTACTGTCGGACAGCTAGGTGGGGTTTACTTGCCTTCCATGGTGGACCTGAATGGTGGCTTTCAGGTGCAGGACAATGGTGAAAGCAAAGTTTCTGATCAGTCAAACCCGATTGATTTAGCTGGTAATATTGGGAATGAACAAATTTATCATATTGAAGAACATGAatcaaaagatgaagaagatgccGATGAAGGAGAGAACCTTCCACCTGGTTCGTATGAGATCTTACagttagaaaaagaagaaatcctTGCACCTCACACCCACTTCTGTACGATATGTGGGAAGGGATTCAAGCGGGATGCAAATTTACGAATGCACATGAGAGGTCATGGGGATGAGTACAAAACCCCAGCAGCCCTTGCAAAACCTAACAAGGAGTCTAGCTCTGAACCAATTCTTCTCAAGAGGTATTCCTGCCCATATGCAGGCTGCAAGCGGAACAAGGATCACAAAAAGTTTCAACCTCTCAAGACTATTTTATGTGTCAAAAACCATTATAAACGAACACATTGTGACAAAAGCTATACTTGCAGCAGATGCAATGCCAAGAAATTTTCAGTTATTGCAGATCTCAAGACTCATGAAAAGCATTGCGGTAAGGATAAGTGGCTTTGCTCCTGTGGTACAACATTTTCAAGAAAAGATAAGCTTTTTGGACACATTGCTCTTTTCCAAGGCCACACTCCTGCCATTTCCATTGATGAAATTAAAGGCCAATCTGGACCCCCTGATCGAGGGGAAGGCAATGAATCAATAAATAAGGTCAGaagtataaatttcaatttcagTTCGGGTGCTCCTAGTAGGAGTGAAGTACAAAACGCTGTGGATGTGAAGGCAGGTATTGAGGATCCGGCCAGTTATTTCTCGCCATTGAACTTTGACACATGTAATTTTGGTGGGTTTCATGAGTTCCCTCGACCCCCATTTGAAGATTCAGAGAGTTCATTCTCCTTTTTTATACCCGGGTCTTCTTCTAATTACACTGTACCTGGGTCTTGTAATTACACTAAAAAAACTGGGGGGGAGTCAAGTTCTAATAATCTtgagtga